One genomic region from Candidatus Xiphinematobacter sp. encodes:
- a CDS encoding LysM peptidoglycan-binding domain-containing protein: protein MLLWTIFSFLCTGCDGSLLPPTSLRQRAEQAEMDGKYHQALELYERCIDGTPVGTEVHYRMALICGSRTHNLVGALYHFQRFVEKIPRDARVKEVLEDIKRLRLLLASQLSDGVLVSQAEAIRLRNANLSLQSQLVTLRYRKEASIQTQVSSKKKVVGNKSNPKPRIYRVKHGDTLITISERFYRTPQCWREIADANRAQLNGSTHLRTGIMLTIPNI from the coding sequence TTGCTTCTCTGGACAATTTTCTCTTTTCTATGTACTGGGTGCGACGGCTCTCTCTTACCTCCCACTAGCTTGCGTCAACGCGCTGAGCAGGCAGAGATGGATGGAAAATATCACCAAGCGTTGGAACTTTACGAAAGGTGTATAGATGGAACTCCTGTAGGTACAGAAGTCCACTACCGTATGGCCCTAATCTGTGGCTCCAGAACTCACAATTTGGTAGGCGCTCTTTATCATTTTCAGCGTTTTGTAGAAAAAATTCCAAGGGACGCGCGCGTCAAGGAGGTCCTAGAGGATATAAAGCGCCTTCGTCTCCTCCTTGCAAGCCAGCTTTCTGACGGAGTACTGGTTTCCCAGGCAGAAGCCATACGACTGAGGAATGCAAATCTTTCCCTTCAATCCCAGTTGGTAACCCTGCGTTACCGGAAGGAGGCCTCTATTCAGACTCAAGTGTCTTCCAAAAAGAAGGTCGTCGGCAACAAATCCAATCCAAAGCCACGCATCTATAGAGTAAAGCACGGGGACACACTGATTACAATTTCAGAAAGATTCTACAGGACTCCACAGTGTTGGAGGGAGATCGCAGATGCAAACCGAGCCCAGCTTAATGGTTCCACACACCTTAGAACAGGTATTATGCTGACCATTCCCAACATCTGA
- a CDS encoding dipeptidase, which yields MCLNDSFLHDLMEFLSIPSISAQPAYHNDVYRCAKWLEARLRRAGLRTSTPSTPGYPVIVGKSRDWQNCKPTVLIYGHYDVQPPEPFEEWISPPFEPAIRDGKVYGRGSTDNKGQILAHVLGVHEALQVDGSLPCNVIFLIEGEEEIGSPHLPSFLEDHKRELGTDIIIISDTGMVGEGIPTLSYSIRGVAALELIVYGPSHDLHSGMYGGAVVNPATVAARLIASLHDVSWRVTIPGFYDDVRDPEPWEREITFSIPDSEIIARTGASELHGESGYTSGERIGARPTVEVNGIGSGYQGEGTKTVLPRKAVAKLTFRLVPDQNPDKILSLAEAYLRAQCPKGVHLEIRIGHSSPAYFFNPNSTYGQVAQAALQKTFGRRSVLIREGGSIPIVQNFKTVLGVDSLLLALASPDCRAHSPNENFSIENFQSGIRLNQVFLREVAELPFRGDIPRDSGGIEGAYVVC from the coding sequence ATGTGTCTTAACGATTCTTTCCTACACGACTTGATGGAGTTTCTGAGTATCCCAAGCATTTCTGCACAGCCTGCTTACCACAACGATGTATATAGGTGTGCCAAGTGGTTGGAGGCAAGGTTACGTAGAGCTGGGCTCCGTACTTCCACTCCAAGCACTCCGGGTTATCCGGTCATTGTAGGAAAGTCTCGAGATTGGCAGAATTGTAAACCTACAGTTCTCATCTATGGTCATTATGATGTTCAGCCTCCTGAACCTTTTGAAGAGTGGATTTCTCCCCCATTTGAACCAGCAATACGAGATGGCAAAGTGTACGGCAGGGGTTCTACAGATAACAAGGGACAAATTTTAGCTCATGTTCTTGGAGTTCACGAGGCCTTGCAGGTTGACGGTTCCCTGCCATGCAATGTGATTTTTCTCATCGAGGGAGAGGAAGAAATTGGCAGTCCACACCTGCCAAGTTTCTTGGAAGACCACAAAAGAGAATTAGGGACAGATATCATCATTATTTCGGACACAGGCATGGTTGGGGAAGGGATTCCTACCTTAAGTTATTCCATACGAGGGGTGGCAGCTTTAGAGCTGATAGTTTACGGCCCGTCGCATGATCTACACTCTGGGATGTACGGAGGCGCGGTCGTTAATCCAGCCACTGTGGCCGCTAGGTTGATTGCCTCTTTACATGACGTCTCTTGGAGAGTAACCATCCCAGGATTTTATGATGACGTCCGGGATCCAGAGCCATGGGAGCGTGAGATTACTTTCAGCATCCCAGACTCTGAAATCATCGCACGGACAGGGGCTTCTGAACTACATGGAGAGTCTGGATATACCTCTGGAGAGCGTATCGGTGCACGTCCTACAGTAGAGGTCAACGGAATAGGCTCCGGCTACCAAGGCGAGGGCACCAAGACCGTTTTACCGAGAAAAGCCGTCGCCAAGCTCACCTTTCGACTCGTGCCAGATCAAAACCCAGATAAAATCTTGTCCCTTGCTGAAGCCTATCTGCGTGCACAATGCCCCAAGGGGGTGCACTTAGAGATTCGGATTGGCCACTCCAGTCCAGCATATTTTTTTAATCCAAACTCCACTTATGGGCAGGTAGCTCAAGCTGCTCTTCAAAAAACATTTGGCCGAAGATCTGTTCTTATCAGGGAGGGAGGAAGTATTCCCATTGTGCAGAATTTCAAGACGGTACTGGGAGTAGATAGTCTTTTGCTCGCTTTAGCCTCTCCAGACTGCCGAGCTCACTCGCCAAACGAGAATTTTTCTATAGAGAACTTCCAAAGTGGGATTCGCCTCAATCAAGTATTTTTAAGGGAAGTTGCCGAGCTACCTTTTCGTGGAGACATTCCCAGGGATAGCGGAGGCATCGAAGGTGCTTACGTCGTGTGCTAG
- the rfaD gene encoding ADP-glyceromanno-heptose 6-epimerase, giving the protein MHGNLFSTQPPHRGNLGRILVTGGAGFIGSALIHALNQQGWEDILITDFLGNGDKWKNLRALRFDDCLPADRFLQKLEQSAAFYGDFSVVFHLGAYSSTIESNLDYFLEKNYYYSLRLAEWALARGIRFVYASSAATYGDGAQGWDDKNDHLSCYRPLNPYAYSKYLFDVYAQKHGFLQHAVGIRYFNVFGPNEYHKGEMRSLVCKGYEQILDTGTVKLFRSSHPEYQDGEQRRDFVYVRDAVEMTLHLAKTSSAVGLFNVGSGITHTWIELANAIFSALGCHPRIQFIEMPESVHQQYQYFTRADTAKLRFSGYSRPITPFEDSVREYVTRYLLPGARLGEEKPAKPEKA; this is encoded by the coding sequence ATGCATGGCAATCTTTTTTCTACACAGCCGCCACATCGGGGAAATTTAGGGAGGATTTTAGTCACAGGAGGGGCAGGCTTTATCGGGAGCGCCCTTATTCATGCGCTTAATCAACAGGGTTGGGAAGATATTTTGATTACCGATTTCCTTGGAAATGGTGATAAATGGAAAAATCTTAGAGCACTCAGATTTGATGACTGTCTCCCTGCGGACCGCTTTCTACAAAAACTTGAGCAATCCGCGGCATTTTACGGAGATTTTAGCGTCGTGTTTCATCTAGGTGCTTACTCCTCTACTATCGAGAGCAATTTGGACTATTTTTTGGAAAAAAATTACTATTATAGTCTCCGCCTAGCAGAATGGGCCCTCGCGCGGGGAATCCGGTTCGTGTACGCCTCTTCGGCAGCTACTTATGGGGATGGAGCGCAAGGATGGGACGACAAAAATGATCATCTCTCCTGCTACCGCCCCCTCAACCCCTATGCCTACTCTAAGTATCTTTTCGATGTTTACGCCCAAAAGCATGGGTTTCTTCAGCACGCGGTGGGGATCAGGTACTTTAATGTCTTTGGTCCCAACGAATATCACAAGGGAGAGATGCGCAGCCTAGTCTGTAAAGGTTACGAGCAAATCCTTGACACTGGAACAGTTAAGCTGTTTAGGAGCTCCCATCCAGAATACCAGGATGGAGAACAGAGAAGAGACTTCGTATACGTACGGGACGCGGTTGAGATGACACTACACTTAGCCAAAACCTCTTCCGCGGTAGGCCTATTTAATGTTGGGAGTGGAATAACACATACATGGATAGAACTCGCCAACGCTATTTTTTCTGCATTGGGGTGTCACCCAAGGATTCAGTTCATCGAAATGCCAGAATCAGTCCATCAGCAATATCAGTACTTTACTCGCGCGGACACTGCCAAGCTCCGCTTTTCTGGATATTCTCGACCGATCACTCCGTTCGAGGACTCTGTTAGGGAGTACGTCACGCGCTATTTGCTACCTGGAGCAAGGCTGGGAGAGGAAAAACCAGCAAAACCTGAAAAAGCATGA
- a CDS encoding DUF1957 domain-containing protein: MQNGHLALLLHAHLPFIRHPEHEDFLEEEWLFEAITETYLPLLRIFLQLAEEEIPFRLAMTLTPTLCAMLQDPLLQSRAVRYLERGIAISCKEIERTSGERRLQELARFYLTRFSEARELYVEKLGCDLVGAFAMLERSGHLELITSAATHGFLPLMEDFPEAVRAQIRIGVDYHMECFGRYPTGIWLPECGYAPSIDQFLAENNLRWFIIDAHGVINAHPRPRFDVFSPYYTTVGPACFARDRESSKQVWSAQEGYPGDPAYRDFYRDIGHDLSEEALAGYFSTGAQRRYTGIKYYSITGSSPRKSLYRRSLAMATVDAHAQNFMETRVRQMERLRSILPVAPIVVSPFDAELFGHWWFEGPEFLDCFLRKSALFQKNYRLSTPTEYLASHATLQILTPAASSWGHGGYWQVWLDHSNTWIYPHLHMAAQRMIEAARRFERAVSENEDQTLRQMARELLLAQSSDWAFLIKTGTARNYATRRTRDHLLRFTRLYENLRSGHHDPAFLRECQNRHNLFPKLNWHYYL; this comes from the coding sequence ATGCAGAATGGTCATCTAGCACTTCTCCTCCACGCTCATCTCCCTTTTATTCGTCATCCTGAACACGAGGACTTTTTGGAAGAAGAGTGGCTCTTCGAGGCTATAACTGAGACTTATTTACCCCTCTTGAGGATATTTCTGCAGCTAGCAGAAGAAGAAATTCCCTTTCGCTTGGCAATGACTTTGACACCCACGTTATGTGCCATGCTCCAAGATCCACTCCTGCAAAGTCGGGCGGTTCGCTATTTAGAGCGTGGCATCGCAATTTCTTGTAAAGAAATTGAGCGCACTTCGGGAGAACGTCGGCTGCAGGAATTGGCGCGTTTTTACCTGACTAGGTTTTCAGAAGCACGTGAACTGTATGTAGAAAAGCTAGGGTGCGATCTGGTAGGGGCATTTGCTATGTTGGAGCGTTCTGGACATCTGGAACTGATTACCAGTGCCGCCACTCATGGTTTCCTTCCCCTTATGGAAGATTTTCCAGAGGCTGTGCGGGCTCAGATCCGCATTGGAGTTGATTATCATATGGAGTGTTTTGGTAGATATCCTACTGGTATTTGGCTACCCGAATGTGGATATGCACCCTCCATAGATCAATTTCTGGCGGAGAATAACTTACGTTGGTTCATCATAGATGCTCATGGTGTTATCAATGCCCATCCGCGGCCCCGCTTTGACGTCTTCTCCCCCTATTACACCACAGTTGGTCCAGCTTGCTTTGCCAGAGACCGTGAGTCTAGCAAGCAGGTGTGGAGCGCGCAGGAAGGTTATCCTGGAGATCCGGCCTACCGGGACTTCTATCGAGACATCGGACATGATCTCTCGGAAGAGGCTCTTGCTGGTTATTTCTCTACCGGAGCTCAACGTCGCTATACAGGAATTAAGTACTATAGTATTACCGGCAGCTCCCCAAGAAAGAGTCTCTATCGCCGCTCTTTAGCAATGGCAACAGTAGATGCTCACGCCCAAAATTTTATGGAGACTCGCGTGCGACAGATGGAAAGACTGCGCTCCATTTTGCCAGTAGCTCCTATCGTGGTAAGTCCGTTTGATGCAGAACTTTTTGGGCATTGGTGGTTTGAGGGACCAGAATTTCTGGACTGCTTTCTGCGGAAATCTGCACTTTTTCAAAAAAATTACCGCCTAAGTACCCCCACTGAATATCTGGCCTCACATGCAACCCTTCAGATACTAACTCCTGCAGCGTCTAGCTGGGGGCATGGGGGATACTGGCAGGTCTGGTTAGACCATAGCAATACTTGGATTTATCCTCATCTCCACATGGCGGCCCAAAGAATGATCGAAGCAGCACGTCGCTTTGAACGAGCCGTCAGTGAAAATGAAGATCAGACTCTCCGGCAGATGGCCAGAGAGCTTCTCCTGGCACAGTCCAGCGACTGGGCCTTCCTTATCAAGACTGGAACGGCACGCAACTATGCTACCCGCCGCACCAGGGACCACTTGTTACGGTTCACACGGTTATATGAAAACCTTAGATCTGGTCATCATGACCCAGCATTTCTTCGGGAGTGTCAGAACCGTCACAACCTCTTCCCAAAGCTGAACTGGCACTATTACCTCTAG
- the nusB gene encoding transcription antitermination factor NusB, giving the protein MGARREGREAAVQFLYQQDLNPDTTVSNLPEFYTLRGLSPSARRFSEILIRGASHHRDYIDRMIQSHTQNYRLTRISSVDRNILRIAIYEMLECPEIPSVVSINEAIEIAKKYSTEESGRFVNGVLDKVRLVLN; this is encoded by the coding sequence ATAGGGGCCAGAAGAGAAGGACGAGAAGCTGCTGTCCAGTTTCTGTATCAACAGGATCTTAACCCGGATACCACTGTGTCAAATTTGCCAGAGTTCTATACACTTCGGGGCCTAAGTCCTAGCGCCCGTCGCTTCTCTGAAATTCTTATACGAGGAGCCTCGCACCATAGAGACTACATTGACCGCATGATTCAATCACATACGCAAAACTATAGACTAACACGCATTTCTTCCGTTGATCGCAACATCCTCCGCATAGCCATCTATGAGATGCTGGAATGCCCTGAGATTCCGTCGGTTGTCTCCATTAACGAAGCGATCGAAATTGCGAAGAAGTATAGCACAGAAGAATCCGGTCGTTTCGTTAATGGCGTGCTGGACAAGGTGCGCCTTGTCCTCAACTGA
- the ribH gene encoding 6,7-dimethyl-8-ribityllumazine synthase, whose amino-acid sequence MYTEGGLQKKIRIGVVAGQYNVELSRALVDSACRELNRSDLGIEVRCFSVPGAFEVPLIVKKLAQKRYYGAIIALGVIIRGETAHGDLIGTVVTEALMQIALEFSIPIIHEVLLVDNEEQARRRVCGGQYNRGSEAAQVAVEMVRIVANL is encoded by the coding sequence ATGTACACTGAAGGAGGACTGCAGAAGAAGATTAGGATTGGAGTGGTGGCTGGCCAGTATAACGTAGAGTTATCGCGGGCTTTGGTGGACTCTGCTTGCAGGGAGCTGAACCGCTCGGATTTGGGAATAGAGGTAAGATGTTTTTCGGTGCCTGGGGCTTTTGAGGTTCCTCTTATTGTTAAGAAGCTTGCTCAGAAGAGATATTATGGAGCCATCATTGCACTAGGGGTGATTATCCGAGGGGAAACTGCACATGGTGATCTCATTGGTACCGTGGTGACAGAGGCACTCATGCAGATTGCCCTAGAATTTTCTATTCCCATTATTCACGAGGTTCTTCTCGTAGATAACGAGGAGCAGGCTCGTCGACGCGTGTGCGGAGGGCAATATAATCGTGGCTCAGAAGCTGCCCAGGTCGCTGTGGAAATGGTACGCATTGTGGCAAACCTTTGA
- a CDS encoding bifunctional 3,4-dihydroxy-2-butanone-4-phosphate synthase/GTP cyclohydrolase II, which yields MVEEGRCDSILAVIEDIREGRMVVVTDDADRENEGDLIMAAEKVSPTAVNFMTQFGRGLICVPILPSRARQLELPRMVENNHEAHQTDFTVSVDASCGITTGISVHDRAKTIRVLASSQSKCKSLVQPGHIFPLQAREGGVLQRAGHTEAAIDLARLAGLDPSGVLCEILNEDGSLARLPDLLQFCKRHKLKLCTIRDLIAFRRKSEKLVERCEIVSLPTDYGKFQLYLYRSKVDNKCHLALVRGTLISGEPTLVRVHSECLTGDVFASKRCDCGGQLHAALKRISLEKRGVLVYMRQEGRGIGLASKILAYRLQENGLDTVEANEHLGLPMDSREYGLGAQMLSDLGVDKIRLLTNNPRKVVGLQGYNLEIVEQVPLKISPNPYNAKYMATKKTKMGHCL from the coding sequence ATGGTGGAAGAAGGAAGGTGCGACTCTATTCTTGCAGTTATTGAAGATATCCGTGAGGGACGCATGGTGGTAGTAACGGACGACGCAGATCGCGAGAACGAGGGGGATTTAATCATGGCCGCAGAAAAGGTATCCCCTACCGCAGTAAACTTTATGACACAGTTCGGCCGCGGGCTTATATGTGTCCCCATACTGCCAAGCCGGGCACGACAACTCGAACTTCCCCGCATGGTAGAAAACAATCATGAAGCCCACCAGACTGATTTTACGGTTTCTGTCGATGCTAGTTGTGGGATTACGACAGGCATCAGCGTCCACGATCGAGCAAAAACTATCCGAGTGCTTGCCAGTTCTCAATCAAAATGCAAGTCCCTGGTCCAACCAGGGCACATCTTTCCCCTACAAGCAAGGGAGGGAGGTGTTTTACAGCGTGCCGGCCACACAGAAGCAGCAATAGATCTTGCTCGATTAGCAGGCCTTGATCCCTCAGGAGTGCTCTGTGAGATCCTCAATGAGGATGGCAGCTTGGCGCGTTTACCGGACCTGCTTCAATTTTGCAAAAGGCACAAACTCAAGCTCTGTACCATCCGGGATCTTATTGCTTTTCGCCGAAAAAGTGAAAAGCTCGTCGAGCGATGTGAGATTGTTTCTTTGCCAACGGACTATGGGAAATTCCAGCTCTACCTCTACCGTTCCAAGGTGGATAATAAGTGCCATCTTGCTCTAGTAAGAGGAACTCTTATCTCGGGTGAACCTACCTTAGTTCGTGTCCACAGTGAATGTTTGACTGGTGATGTTTTTGCTTCTAAGCGCTGTGATTGTGGCGGTCAGTTGCACGCTGCGTTGAAGAGAATCTCCCTAGAAAAGAGAGGGGTACTCGTTTACATGCGACAGGAAGGCCGTGGGATTGGCTTAGCATCCAAAATTCTTGCCTACAGATTGCAGGAAAATGGGCTGGACACGGTAGAGGCTAACGAACACCTGGGCCTCCCAATGGACTCCAGAGAGTATGGCCTTGGAGCACAGATGCTTAGTGATCTTGGTGTCGACAAGATTCGACTCCTGACCAATAATCCCAGAAAAGTGGTAGGTTTGCAGGGTTACAACTTGGAAATTGTGGAGCAAGTTCCCCTAAAGATCTCTCCCAATCCGTATAATGCTAAGTATATGGCTACTAAGAAAACGAAAATGGGACACTGCCTATAG
- a CDS encoding carboxy terminal-processing peptidase has translation MQHLTILRTACLGATLGIAAILIGSMGSGGQVKKPTGTRFGHVVERVAAEVTLLAPKVRADSSLDPGQVEMSVARILEQGHYTRQKLDSTKAQQTLESYLRLLDPNRLYLLRGDIDSFYGKYLPTLKNSILHGDLTPARGIYAVYKQRVENRVARNKIFLKQALHLSSNETIALNREKSTWPRHETEADNLWKNWLRAQILQERLVDASINKSVQQNGDHRTAPLSATKRNSARNTSGGRFPSTFSHINSSSPLKGLSQKAKTAEEIVARRLDNILRTLKHEESFGVVAKFLSALSQSYDPHSDYLSPQKMENFAISMRLSLVGIGAVLQDADGYARVVDILPGGPADRDGRLKVNDCIVGVAQGNTPFEDMVNTNLERVVERIRGKKGTLVRLLVVPGDSLDSSERRLIVITRDEVRLKDQQARAEVIDLEQTNGSITRIGWIMLPSFYADIDSRVRVAGSRPNTTRDVSMLLRRLEKEGIQGLIVDLRRNGGGSLQEAINLTGFFIPRGPVLQIKDSMGRISISCCEDAGHIYRGPLVVLVNHLSASASEIFAAALQDYGRAVIVGDSRTFSKGTVQTVLDVGRFMPFFSLAAADAGSLKLTIQKFYRIKGGSTQLRGVESDIVLPSLLDHPKIGETALPNALPYDEVSPVPFRRFSGSLFLDQLRRRSSARVASDPEFVYIREEMARVHKRLDENTVSLNEEVRRAEIEELRARETRLVRELALLGPRIKMKAYSVTLDNVHHPQLKPIRYGQKSREAKRHPDPLDGRVTSLSKLEEDPIKTETLRIAQDLVHLGAETRKSQAPTLHQHCDGSTRSGDFKLQLRLYVSKQTTYSFQNGGRRKVRLYSCSY, from the coding sequence ATGCAACATTTAACAATTCTAAGGACTGCTTGCTTAGGAGCAACACTGGGAATTGCGGCCATCCTAATAGGCTCTATGGGGTCTGGGGGTCAAGTAAAAAAGCCCACGGGAACCCGTTTTGGGCACGTTGTCGAGAGGGTAGCAGCTGAAGTAACACTTCTTGCTCCAAAAGTTCGTGCTGATTCCTCTTTAGATCCTGGTCAGGTAGAAATGTCTGTGGCTCGTATTCTGGAACAAGGACACTATACACGCCAGAAATTAGATTCGACGAAGGCACAGCAAACTTTGGAAAGCTACTTACGTCTCCTAGACCCCAATCGTCTTTACCTTCTGAGGGGGGATATCGACTCTTTCTATGGGAAATACCTTCCCACACTAAAAAACTCTATCTTACATGGAGACTTAACCCCGGCTCGTGGAATTTATGCTGTCTACAAGCAGCGTGTAGAGAATCGTGTTGCAAGAAATAAAATCTTTCTTAAACAGGCCCTCCATCTTTCCAGCAATGAGACTATCGCTCTCAATCGCGAAAAATCTACCTGGCCCAGACATGAGACTGAAGCCGATAACCTTTGGAAAAACTGGCTCCGGGCTCAAATCCTTCAGGAGCGACTGGTGGATGCTTCCATTAACAAGTCAGTTCAACAGAACGGGGATCATAGGACCGCCCCCCTTTCTGCTACCAAGCGAAATTCTGCGCGTAACACCTCAGGAGGCAGATTCCCCAGTACATTTTCCCATATTAATAGCTCCTCTCCCTTAAAAGGGCTGTCTCAGAAAGCTAAGACAGCAGAGGAAATAGTGGCGCGCCGCCTTGACAATATTCTCCGTACCTTAAAGCATGAGGAGAGTTTTGGCGTGGTAGCTAAGTTTCTTTCTGCTCTTTCCCAAAGTTATGACCCGCACTCGGATTACCTCAGTCCACAAAAGATGGAGAACTTTGCCATCTCGATGAGACTCTCCTTGGTGGGAATCGGCGCCGTGTTGCAAGACGCTGATGGCTATGCTCGGGTTGTGGACATCCTCCCAGGAGGTCCCGCAGACAGAGACGGACGGCTAAAAGTGAACGATTGTATCGTCGGAGTTGCGCAAGGAAATACCCCTTTTGAGGATATGGTCAATACAAACTTAGAAAGGGTAGTGGAACGTATTCGGGGAAAGAAGGGAACGCTGGTCCGCCTTCTCGTGGTTCCTGGGGATTCACTAGATAGTTCTGAGCGTCGGTTAATTGTCATTACACGTGACGAGGTCAGGTTGAAGGATCAGCAGGCGAGAGCAGAAGTCATCGACCTTGAGCAGACAAACGGTAGTATCACGCGTATTGGGTGGATTATGCTACCATCTTTCTATGCTGACATTGATTCCCGAGTCCGAGTTGCTGGCTCTCGCCCAAACACAACACGAGATGTTTCCATGCTACTTAGACGACTTGAGAAAGAAGGCATTCAGGGGCTTATTGTAGACCTACGGAGAAATGGAGGTGGTTCGCTACAGGAAGCCATCAACCTTACTGGATTTTTTATACCCCGTGGGCCTGTGCTGCAGATAAAGGACAGTATGGGGAGGATCTCTATATCCTGTTGTGAGGATGCCGGACACATCTATAGAGGCCCGCTCGTTGTGCTTGTAAACCACTTAAGCGCTTCTGCAAGCGAGATCTTTGCTGCCGCTCTACAGGATTACGGACGTGCGGTTATCGTGGGGGATTCTCGCACCTTCAGCAAAGGAACAGTGCAAACGGTACTGGACGTCGGTCGGTTCATGCCTTTTTTTAGCCTGGCTGCTGCGGATGCTGGTAGCCTCAAGCTCACCATCCAAAAGTTCTATCGGATCAAGGGGGGGTCTACACAGCTCAGGGGCGTAGAATCCGATATTGTTTTGCCCTCACTACTCGACCATCCAAAAATTGGAGAAACGGCTTTGCCAAACGCCCTTCCTTATGATGAAGTGTCCCCGGTGCCATTCCGGCGTTTTTCGGGAAGCCTCTTTTTGGATCAGCTACGTAGGCGCTCCAGTGCTCGGGTTGCTTCAGATCCTGAGTTTGTCTATATTCGAGAAGAAATGGCACGTGTCCATAAGCGTTTAGATGAAAACACGGTTTCCCTCAATGAGGAGGTGCGGAGAGCTGAGATCGAGGAGTTGAGGGCCCGGGAAACCCGACTCGTAAGGGAACTGGCTTTACTGGGACCCAGAATCAAGATGAAAGCATACAGCGTCACGCTGGACAACGTACACCACCCTCAACTTAAGCCAATCCGATATGGTCAAAAATCTCGAGAGGCAAAAAGGCATCCCGATCCCTTAGACGGAAGGGTTACCTCCCTCTCCAAGTTAGAGGAAGATCCGATAAAAACTGAGACCCTACGTATTGCTCAGGATTTAGTCCATCTCGGCGCTGAGACGAGAAAATCCCAGGCGCCGACATTGCATCAACATTGTGATGGGTCTACTCGCTCAGGTGATTTCAAGCTCCAACTCCGTCTCTATGTCAGCAAGCAAACTACGTATTCCTTCCAAAATGGTGGAAGAAGGAAGGTGCGACTCTATTCTTGCAGTTATTGA
- a CDS encoding MBL fold metallo-hydrolase, with product MITPFKKFTGGPLGTNAYYVEAPGGSILFDAPEGADRHFASERIDLLLLTHGHFDHTADAASIRRRHHCRVGIHAESAPMLSQPGFFKDWESAVEIEAIQPDFFVEEATRTSFLGLDFQIFLIPGHCPGSLCFLVQPGGPLFCGDVLFRGGVGRWDLPGGNRGVLLEGIHRQLVTLPEGVTVYSGHGPPTTIGYEKNHNPLLRAV from the coding sequence ATGATCACTCCATTCAAGAAATTTACCGGCGGCCCCTTAGGAACCAATGCTTACTACGTAGAAGCACCAGGGGGTAGTATCTTGTTTGACGCACCGGAGGGGGCTGATCGCCACTTTGCATCGGAGCGCATTGATCTACTCCTCCTAACCCATGGCCACTTTGATCATACAGCAGATGCTGCCTCCATTCGCCGAAGGCATCATTGCCGAGTTGGTATTCATGCAGAGAGCGCACCTATGCTTTCCCAACCCGGATTTTTCAAGGACTGGGAGTCCGCCGTAGAGATTGAAGCAATACAACCCGACTTTTTCGTTGAGGAGGCAACTCGAACAAGTTTCCTCGGTCTAGATTTTCAGATCTTCCTTATACCCGGACATTGTCCTGGCAGTCTCTGCTTCTTAGTTCAACCGGGTGGCCCCCTTTTTTGTGGTGACGTATTATTTCGAGGAGGAGTGGGACGTTGGGATCTCCCAGGAGGCAATCGAGGTGTCCTTCTAGAGGGAATACACCGCCAGCTCGTTACGCTGCCCGAGGGAGTCACTGTATATTCAGGCCACGGCCCTCCCACGACCATTGGATATGAAAAGAACCACAATCCCCTTCTAAGGGCTGTATAA